Genomic window (Phragmites australis chromosome 21, lpPhrAust1.1, whole genome shotgun sequence):
TACTGGGAAGTGTATTTAATTGCACGAGCAGATGCAGAGTGGTTGTAGAGTGAAGCTCGAATTGAGTTTCACTATCTAGGCATGATGTTGTATATTTGCAATAGTTGGGTCAGTCTGCAACAGTGGATGACTAAACAGTGTTTTTCTTCAAGATTTTATGTATCCGCTAGGCTAGTATGGAGATATGTGGAATTAAACACACCCTATGTTACTCGGTGAGTAATATCTGCAGGGGTTTAGCAGAAGACGAGGAGATTATCGGCAATTCAAAGACGTGTGGGTCCAACGAGTAAGCGTCCTGGGTAGTTCATATGCTGCCCTTGTGTGTACATTAGTTGTGTGGGACGTAGCAGTTACGACTCGGAaggcagggggggggggcacctgGGCGGGAAACGGCACGTGCTCGCAGCCTCGCACCGTGTTCAGATTTGCCGCCACGAAAACTCCACCCACGAACAAATTTTCCCGCCTCCCGTCGGCATCCGACCTGTTAAATTTGAAAACCCAGAGGACCAAATCGCAAAAACACCAGCCCCTCTTCGTGAACAGAAGAAGCGTGAGAGACCACCAttcgaggcgaggcgaggcgaggcgaatTCACATCTCCGCCGCTCAAACCCTACCGGAGATTCCAATCCATGCCTTGCGAGCACTAGCTTCGCAGATCCGAgcgcctctctcctctccaatggcctccgacgccgcctccgcctcggcGGAGATGGAGGTGGCCTGGCATTTCCTCACCGTGCTCGTCCGCCTcggccgccccgccgccgcctcgaacctcgccgccgccgcgccctcctacgtACCTCCGCGAGCCATCGAGCGGATGTGCTTCATACCTGGGTCGCCGCTGCGGCTCTCCGACGGCGGCCTCGTGACGGCCTCCGAGACGGCCGTCGCGGCGTTTCTGAGGTTCGTGGGGTGGGATGTCCCGGCGCCGAGGGTGAGTCTGAGGCCTTCCGAGGTGCCGATTCGGTATGAGCTCAAGCGGAAAGGGTCAGATGCGGGGTGCTTCGGAGCGAAGAGGCGCCGACTGCTGGCTCCGGACGCAGGTTGTTTCATTTTTCAGAGAAGACAGATTGTTATATTTGTATTTCTGCAATGTATGTATGCTGGTTCTGGAAGCCTATCAATGTTTCTAAGACAATTTTGGGACAATTTTGTGCAGATTTGGTGGAACACAGGGAGCGTCAGTTGCATCTGCTGGTTGCACAAGCATGTGCTCCGGCTGCTACCGGAGAGGTACCATGTCTTCCCAGTTGCTTCATGCTTGTCATTTCATTGCAGCATGTCCTGAATTTAGGAAATGGAAGATGCCATTCTAGCCCTCTTTGCTTTCATTTCCTTGTAGTTAGTTTGATTGGGCATTTGAAATCCATTTTTACCATTTAAAGTCCATTTGCACAAAATCTCTGGGATATTTGTCTGCTGCACATGAATAAGCTTTTCCATAGTGGTTACTAATATTCATCAGTTGATTGTCTCAATTTGGGAGTGGTGTAGTCCATCTATAGACAATTTCGCACTGTAAATGACAAGGGAGGTAGCTTGAAGTGAACTGTTGACCCCTCAATCTTCAAGGCATCATTTTCTTGCTTGGTTTTTGTTGACACTAGTTGTTGAGTTGGCTTCCAGAGTTCTAATGTTTTGATACTGATGGGGATATCACCTCTCAACAAGGATAGTGATGATTAAATTTCCATGCAGTTAAATTTCCATATCCATATAACAGTAACGTTAGCTTGTTCTTTCACATCCAACATTTTTGTCATACTTTACTCAGGTACATATGGAGGTTATGCGAGAGTTGCAAGATAGGCTTCCCACTCTCAGCACATTTATTGGTGAACCGTCCTTAGAATTTTCAACTGGGTTTACTCTGGTTCCCAGCATTGCTAAAATTACCATGCCTTGTCTTCAACCCAAAATTGACCAGTCTCTTAGAGGCAATGGTGGCTCAGTTCTTGGGAACATGGCATTAGCTCTAGTGCCAAGGCAGTTGTCAGACAGCCCTTGTTGTATCGATCTTCCTTCACCCGATGCTGAGAAGTCGAAAAATATTCATACATCACTTGATGATAAAATTAGTAGGATCGGTGAATCTGAACAAGTTTCATCCCACAACTGTAGAGTAGAGGATAGTGATGATCTAGAAAAAGAGTCCGTCCTCCTTCCCACGATCATTCATGCTGTTTTGGTTGGGGAAAAGAAAAATGGGGTTGAGGAGGATCTAAATCTTATTTGCAAAAAGCCTGGCAGTCCAATTAATTCCAATATGAAGGCAGTAGGTAATATAGAAACAGTTGATATGATCCCAAATGGAGCAGATGCTTTGCAATACAGCGGCCCAAATGCTGGTTATCATGGGACTGTCCCAACTTATGGTCAGGAAAATAATCCACTGGGTGCTAGTGCATGTGCAGAAGTTCACAAGAATGAGGCAACACACAATTTGTTTCAGCCTCCTACAGACACCAGAGCTGGATCTATAGTACCTCAAATGAACAGAAATGTTGAACCTGCAGCATTGCCACTAGAAGCTACAAAGTATGACTGTATTAACAAGAGGAAATTGAACATTATTGCTGAAAATAGAGAAAGCTCATATCTAAATCTTGGAGAACAGATTCGGAATGAAGTGGCTGTCAATATATCTAAGAATGGGCAGGATAGAAGGGTTGTGAAGCAAAAGGGGAAGAGCAAGAAAAATGGACCGCCTAAAGAAGATAAGGATCAACTTGCAGCAAAGGCTCAAAAGGTTAGTTTGTTTACATATGGTGACTTCATAATTCCTAACTATTCGCTTATTTCTACTTAGGCACAGTTATATGCATCATTGATGTCTTGCACCTTTCACCAGCCTTGTTTTCAAGATTTTTATTTATTGACTTTTTTTGTTCTGCTGCCATTGTTTTCAGGGCCATGTAGTGACAAAACCACTTCCAAGCTTCAAGGATTTTGTCatagaagaggaggaagggtcTGGTATGAATCCtatatatttcttttgaaactaTCTTCTAGGGTTTTTCCCCCCTGAATGTTGACTAATATGTCATATTATTTACACAGGAGGTTACGGGACTGTTTATAGGGCTCGGAGGAAAATAGATGGACAAGTTTTTGCTATAAAATGTGTGCACCAAACCATTGGTCTTGATGGATTTGCTTATTTGTCTTTCTATAAAGGTTTCTGTGAGAGGAATTAACTCTGTATGTTTCTACTACCAGGTCCTCACCCGAATGCTCATTCACATCATGTTTACAATGAACTAAAGATGCTGGAGCGTTTTGGGTACTAATAAAACCCGCTCTTCTAAACTTTAAGAGTTGTTCTTGTTCTCCACAGTAACCTTAATGCAATTACCTTTTTTTTCTGTTGCAGGGGCAAAAACTTTGTGATTAAATATGAATGCTCTTTTAGAAGTGGTGACCTAGAGTGTTTTGTTCTAGAACATGTTGAGCATGACAGACCAGAGGTTTAGTGTTTTCTACTGGCTCAGAAGCTATTTGTCCTTCTAtcgactatccatatttattcaTCTTTTGTTAAGTATTTCCTTTATCTTCCAGATTCTGAAAAAGGAAATAGGCATGCTTGAGTTGCAGTCGTATGGGTACTGTATGTTCAGAGCTCTTGCAAGCTTACATAAACAGGTCCGCTTAACTGCATGTTACCTTGATCAACTGTTGATTCATGTCGTGTCTGCTAATCCTGGTTATCTGATACTCCTGTCTCCAGGGCATAGTGCATAGAGATGTCAAACCTGGAAACTTTCTCTTCTCTCGCAAACTGATGAAGGGGTATCTTATTGACTTCAACTTGGCAAATGTTAGTGTGTGTACTACTGTACTGTTCTTCTGACTTTGTGCTTACCTTTGATGATTATTTCCTGTATTATTAGATGCTAACTGAGTCTGAAATTCTGCCATTATGTGTTTTTCCTGAATTTGGATGCAGGATCTCCACCAGAAGTTCTTGAAAAACTGTAAGTTCACTTCCTAATTTTGAATTATTAATTGTTGATTTTATGGTGACTTATGCTCAGTGTTTGCTGTCAGAATAATTTCGTGTCCCAGTTTTGGACTCTATGCACTGTATACAGTTCATAATATTTCCATGCTGCTACTCTGtcctagaaaaaaaatcactttggAACGTTTTATCATTGTTTGGCATAAAAAAGGATCAAGTAGAATTCAAATGTATCAAATAGTTCATTCCAAGAGCTGGACCTATTAGATCTGATCATTCTTGTCCAAAAAGCATTATCCTGGTGAAAATCCTGATAAGGCATTGATTTTGATAGCGGAGGAAATCACGCCTGATTGAGATATATATCTGGTGATAACACAGGTTACATATATAGGCCAACAACCGATGCTATCCTCCTCAAGATTTATGGAAACAGGATCAAGGGAAGGCACGGTTGGAGGCCAAGCGTGATCTCCGCATGCAGGCCAACAGAAGGCAGCGCATGCAGGCCCTAGGCTAACTAATCAAGGGTTGCTAACAGATTTCATTAGCTTGAGTGACTACATGCTACGCATAAGATATCTGAGTGATAGGTGTCATGAAAACTTTCGCTCCGTGCTACATTTTGCTAATCCTTGGTATAATGATTATGAACTAATGAAATGTTTCAACAATGTAAATGCGCTGTAGTTGTTAATGGTCAGTGTCTGATTCATTGGAAGTTTCTTCTTCTTAACAGAAAGCCAGACTGATTATTGAATGAATTTGAACTTTCAAATTACCGCATATCTATTCTTTTGTCTTGTGCATAACTGATGCAGATTGAATTTTTGGTTTATTGATTAGGTAAATCTGAGACAATTTCATGTGGGAAGGATACCGTATCTCAAACTTCATCAACTTTTGCCCCGGTAGTTCATGCCGAAGAAGCAGCTGCTGATTCAAAGCAACCTCTTCCTTCCAAGAGGAAAAGATCCAATAGAAGCCCAGTCGGTGGCACACctaagattgacaataaaaatAGGCATGGTAGCCAAGCCGCTGATGTATCTGGTGTAACCTCCGCCAAGGATCCTACAAGCACAAAAACATCATTAGACAGGTTGAAGCAGCCAATGCCTTACAAAGGGCGAAAGGAATTAATGAACTTCTTGCATGAAGCAATGCAAAGTCCCAACAAAAATACTTTGCCTGCTCCAGTTTCCCAAAGGAAGAGGGTCGCTGCTCCTTTTGGTAGTGTGGATCGAAAGCTCTTTACACTGACTCCAATGCCCCTGCGTTCTGGTGGTAGTGCTGTTGCTGGTTCTGGCATGTTTAACAACAAAGGTGGGTTTTCCCAGTAACTGGTATTGCACCTTATGTCTTATTATTCA
Coding sequences:
- the LOC133903425 gene encoding uncharacterized protein LOC133903425 is translated as MASDAASASAEMEVAWHFLTVLVRLGRPAAASNLAAAAPSYVPPRAIERMCFIPGSPLRLSDGGLVTASETAVAAFLRFVGWDVPAPRVSLRPSEVPIRYELKRKGSDAGCFGAKRRRLLAPDADLVEHRERQLHLLVAQACAPAATGEVHMEVMRELQDRLPTLSTFIGEPSLEFSTGFTLVPSIAKITMPCLQPKIDQSLRGNGGSVLGNMALALVPRQLSDSPCCIDLPSPDAEKSKNIHTSLDDKISRIGESEQVSSHNCRVEDSDDLEKESVLLPTIIHAVLVGEKKNGVEEDLNLICKKPGSPINSNMKAVGNIETVDMIPNGADALQYSGPNAGYHGTVPTYGQENNPLGASACAEVHKNEATHNLFQPPTDTRAGSIVPQMNRNVEPAALPLEATKYDCINKRKLNIIAENRESSYLNLGEQIRNEVAVNISKNGQDRRVVKQKGKSKKNGPPKEDKDQLAAKAQKGHVVTKPLPSFKDFVIEEEEGSGGYGTVYRARRKIDGQVFAIKCPHPNAHSHHVYNELKMLERFGGKNFVIKYECSFRSGDLECFVLEHVEHDRPEILKKEIGMLELQSYGYCMFRALASLHKQGIVHRDVKPGNFLFSRKLMKGYLIDFNLANDLHQKFLKNCKSETISCGKDTVSQTSSTFAPVVHAEEAAADSKQPLPSKRKRSNRSPVGGTPKIDNKNRHGSQAADVSGVTSAKDPTSTKTSLDRLKQPMPYKGRKELMNFLHEAMQSPNKNTLPAPVSQRKRVAAPFGSVDRKLFTLTPMPLRSGGSAVAGSGMFNNKGHGKHRREGPCVGTKGFRAPEVLFRSFHQGCKVDVWSAGVTLLYLIIGRTPFGGDPEQNIKEIAKLRGSEELWEVAKLHNCESSYPSDLLDIKLLHSVDLREWCAANTRRPEFLKMIPDSLFDLVDKCLAVNPRCRLTSEDALMHEFFSPYRESLRKRRMLRRSAVSDAACSSHQNTGSL